The following proteins are co-located in the Streptomyces kaniharaensis genome:
- a CDS encoding IS30 family transposase, whose protein sequence is MARLGRPGMSDTQKRELWDRWKAGESISEISRALGRPPGSIFTIIKSNGGYVPPVRQRRSGQLTLPERESISRGLARGDSIRSMARALGRAASTVSREIARNKGPARYRAVDAEDRAWDRARRRQPCLLATNAQLRDFVAEKLAEDWSPGQISGHLAKVHAAGSGMRVSHETIYKSLFIQARGVLAKELQKHLRSGRPTRRNIHNTVTGQWRSQIKDAVSISERPAEADDRALPGHWEGDLLLGRGLTQIATVVERSTRFTVLVQLDGRDMATVTARLSAKMLELPADLRKSLTWDRGMELAGHKDVTAATGLSVYFADPRSPWQRGTNENTNRLLRQYMPKGTSMEHLTQDDLDKIALKLNTRPRKTLDFDTPADRLEPLLR, encoded by the coding sequence ATGGCGAGGTTGGGGCGTCCGGGCATGTCGGACACACAGAAGCGAGAGTTGTGGGACCGCTGGAAGGCCGGAGAGTCGATCAGCGAGATCTCGCGGGCATTGGGCAGGCCACCAGGCTCGATCTTCACGATCATCAAGTCCAACGGCGGATACGTGCCACCGGTCCGGCAGCGGAGATCGGGCCAACTGACGCTTCCCGAGCGGGAGTCGATCTCGCGCGGTCTTGCTCGGGGCGACTCGATCCGCTCGATGGCCCGTGCCCTGGGTCGGGCCGCCTCGACCGTCAGCCGGGAGATCGCTCGCAACAAGGGGCCCGCCCGCTACCGGGCCGTTGATGCCGAGGACCGCGCCTGGGACCGCGCCCGCCGCCGCCAGCCGTGCCTGCTCGCGACGAACGCGCAGCTTCGGGACTTCGTGGCTGAGAAGCTTGCCGAGGACTGGTCACCGGGGCAGATCTCCGGTCATCTGGCCAAGGTCCACGCTGCCGGATCGGGGATGCGAGTGAGCCACGAGACGATCTACAAGTCCCTGTTCATCCAGGCCCGCGGCGTGCTCGCCAAGGAGCTCCAGAAACACCTGAGGTCCGGCCGTCCGACGCGCCGCAATATCCACAACACCGTTACGGGGCAATGGCGTTCGCAGATCAAGGACGCAGTCTCGATCAGCGAGCGGCCTGCCGAAGCGGATGATCGCGCGCTTCCGGGCCACTGGGAAGGAGACCTTCTCCTCGGCCGCGGGCTGACCCAGATCGCCACGGTCGTCGAACGCTCCACCCGCTTCACCGTCCTCGTCCAGCTCGACGGGCGGGACATGGCCACCGTCACCGCGAGGCTGTCCGCCAAGATGCTGGAGCTGCCCGCAGACCTCAGGAAGTCTCTCACCTGGGACCGAGGCATGGAGCTGGCCGGCCACAAGGACGTCACCGCCGCGACCGGCCTGAGCGTGTACTTCGCCGACCCGCGAAGCCCATGGCAGCGCGGTACGAACGAGAACACCAACCGCCTGCTGCGTCAGTACATGCCCAAGGGCACGAGCATGGAACACCTGACCCAGGACGACCTCGACAAGATCGCATTGAAGCTGAACACACGCCCCCGGAAGACCCTCGACTTCGACACGCCAGCCGATAGGCTGGAGCCCCTGTTGCGCTGA
- a CDS encoding IS1380 family transposase: MKKRSGLYPSVRVEGDGRGVVSQSGAVLLVETARKAGLDAALSAALTPWRKQRAVHDPGKILLDVALAVALGGDCLADIAMLRAEPALFGPVASDPTVSRLVDTLAMAGPRALAAIRRARAEVREQVWRLAGNAAPDAGGEVIVDIDGVLVLAHSEKEHAAKTWKKTFGHHPLFAFVDHGRDGSGEPVAGLLRPGNAGSNTAADHIEAARLALAQLPRKHRRGRRTLIRTDSGGGTHKFLNWLTTRGRWLSYSVGMTITDAIHQAVLLVPASTWTAAVEPDGEVRDGAWVAELAGDVLKGWPKGMRLIVRKERPHPGAQLRFTDADGMRLTCFATNTAHAPIAHLELRHRQRARAEDRIRAARDTGLRNLPLHDAAQNQVWLEIVQIALDLLAWMPMLALTGSARRWEPKRLRLRLFSAAAQLVTTGRRWHLRLARHWPWTDLITDAFARLQALPNPG, from the coding sequence GTGAAGAAGCGTAGCGGGTTGTATCCGAGTGTCCGCGTCGAGGGCGATGGTCGCGGGGTGGTCTCGCAGTCCGGCGCCGTGCTGCTGGTCGAGACCGCCCGCAAGGCGGGGCTGGACGCGGCGCTGTCGGCGGCGCTGACGCCGTGGCGCAAGCAGCGGGCGGTTCATGATCCCGGCAAGATCCTTCTGGACGTCGCGCTCGCCGTGGCCCTGGGCGGGGACTGCCTGGCCGATATCGCGATGCTGCGGGCCGAGCCCGCCCTGTTCGGCCCGGTGGCCTCCGACCCGACCGTCTCCCGCCTGGTCGACACCCTGGCCATGGCCGGACCGCGAGCGCTCGCGGCGATCCGCCGGGCCAGGGCCGAAGTCCGCGAGCAGGTCTGGCGGTTGGCCGGCAACGCTGCCCCGGACGCGGGCGGCGAGGTGATCGTGGACATCGACGGGGTCCTGGTCCTGGCGCACTCCGAGAAAGAGCACGCCGCCAAGACCTGGAAGAAGACCTTCGGCCACCACCCGCTGTTCGCGTTCGTCGACCACGGACGCGATGGTTCCGGGGAACCGGTCGCCGGCCTGCTGAGACCGGGCAACGCGGGCAGCAACACCGCCGCCGACCACATCGAAGCGGCCCGTCTGGCGCTGGCCCAGTTGCCGAGGAAGCACCGGCGCGGACGCCGAACGCTGATCCGGACGGACTCCGGCGGGGGCACCCACAAGTTCCTCAACTGGCTCACCACACGCGGCCGATGGCTGTCCTACTCGGTCGGGATGACTATCACCGATGCGATCCACCAGGCCGTGCTCCTGGTCCCGGCCTCGACCTGGACGGCGGCCGTCGAGCCGGACGGCGAGGTCCGTGACGGCGCCTGGGTCGCGGAGCTCGCCGGTGACGTGCTCAAGGGCTGGCCGAAGGGGATGCGGCTGATCGTCCGCAAGGAACGGCCGCACCCCGGAGCCCAGTTGCGCTTCACCGACGCCGACGGAATGCGGCTGACCTGCTTCGCCACCAACACCGCCCACGCCCCGATCGCGCACCTGGAACTGCGGCACCGCCAGCGGGCCCGCGCCGAGGACCGCATCCGCGCCGCCCGTGACACCGGACTGCGCAACCTGCCCCTGCACGACGCCGCCCAGAACCAGGTCTGGCTGGAGATCGTCCAGATCGCGCTCGACCTACTGGCCTGGATGCCGATGCTCGCCCTGACCGGGTCCGCTCGCCGGTGGGAGCCCAAGCGCCTGCGGCTGCGGCTGTTCTCCGCCGCCGCCCAGCTGGTCACCACCGGCCGCCGCTGGCACCTCCGCCTCGCCCGCCACTGGCCCTGGACCGACCTGATCACAGACGCCTTCGCACGCCTGCAAGCCCTGCCGAACCCCGGCTGA
- a CDS encoding polymorphic toxin-type HINT domain-containing protein, with protein MLSATPAFAASSDHDSDLAGLTDRGYVVGLWTTGGPGVKAAAEAALTGSDEDVKRFLEVERDDAEYHDDRVSAFQMFSLGGPGVREAATKALKGSTDDLRAFLRDGWRTPLEQDRRVEAFQLVATGGVSVREQATAALKGTPEDVKKFLEQGQYDALEVDNRARTMQLLGSGGPAMKEAAKVALRGTPSDIAEFLNIGQFVARARDQERATISQLADQAEQAGAQAQAAKDAAKAASARAVDASQQAKESAETAAKETEAAGQDLTRATEAATRAADAAQGAATAAQQAVAAAGAANQASRIASSAAAQAASAASGAALAAGNARKAAAAASSDAGKAAEARQRAEEARNAANDAQRAADAANNAGTASQAAGEASAAAKSASGNANAAAGSAEKAGRLASAAGAGSNRAQAAAEQARRQANEANRAAEASATLAGQSAQAAFQARDAAHTAATHAQNAATAADQAAEHAGQSAVSAAESARQAGEARTAAAAASEAVKTASGVYELARKTEAEDLTARTAAAVETARDTKRADDEAIGGIGTLLANWRAQDQEAAALAAEAARPGADPKALAARGRKAALQAMKTGGPWSQEAATVALAGTDDAVLNWVRTGRHKAELDDMRQNVQEIAQDSPDEAVRTAATAALKGDAQQIEAFYTTGQHEAAVTDNRVRAYQLIATGGTSVKEAGEKALRDGSPKAVAAFLMTGQYTARQIDERVQATQLLASGGPEVQAAAKFALAGTPDLVSSFLKTGQYMADRKDQLATAHAAQMRRLIAEASQTAAKAQQDAWEATEAAAVAAGASGDADNARNQARASADQAAGFAADAGKSAQDAEASATRAAQSATTARTASQAAAHDAGKATASANRARASAAQARRSANTARDAANQAYTSAVAAGQDAGAAQQAADEAWSITAEKQIQERQAELNAEDPGIQADTKKLEEEFTKELEAQIRAEIWRAEYERERSGQPICNAVTIADAWKCTLPGPNGTPPLVGGVPGLLAQWGSQFQDFQDEALLVKKVVKAILGVDSAEECINQKSVSACAEVAITFFPAGKAAKLAKLAKEAKDVEDVVKARRLARAAEAAEACERSHSFPAGTPVLMADGEAMPIERVRAGDQVRATDPESGETSSRRVDATIYTPDDRDFTGLTIKSADGTTATITSTDHHPYWAENRHAWRNASDLTTGDTVHTAAGQPALVTATQHWKTLQPAYDLTVNTVHTYYVLAGNMPVLVHNSNGCGVIVDPGKWDYFFGRVTSGTHNAPRSAQNLAQLTRIGIHDNPEGRQIMMDFFNSQFASGGNILKEWTDQYGKYEVRDGLLAGPGGFLHVESTWQITENGPRLTTIIPRGGR; from the coding sequence ATGCTCAGTGCAACACCCGCGTTCGCAGCCTCCTCTGACCATGACTCAGACCTAGCCGGACTGACTGACCGCGGCTATGTCGTTGGCCTCTGGACTACCGGTGGTCCCGGTGTGAAGGCGGCTGCCGAGGCCGCGCTGACTGGCTCGGACGAGGACGTCAAGCGCTTCCTCGAGGTCGAGAGGGACGACGCCGAGTACCACGACGACCGGGTGTCGGCGTTCCAGATGTTCAGCCTCGGCGGGCCCGGGGTGCGCGAGGCCGCCACCAAGGCGCTGAAGGGTTCCACGGACGACCTGCGCGCCTTCCTCAGGGACGGCTGGCGGACCCCGCTGGAGCAGGACCGGCGGGTCGAGGCCTTCCAGCTCGTCGCCACCGGCGGCGTGAGCGTCAGGGAGCAGGCCACCGCCGCGCTCAAGGGCACGCCCGAGGACGTGAAGAAGTTCCTCGAGCAGGGCCAGTACGACGCCCTCGAGGTCGACAACCGCGCACGAACGATGCAGCTCCTCGGCTCCGGCGGCCCGGCCATGAAGGAAGCCGCCAAGGTCGCTCTGCGCGGCACGCCCTCCGACATCGCCGAGTTCCTGAACATCGGCCAGTTCGTCGCCCGCGCCCGGGACCAGGAACGCGCCACGATCTCCCAGCTGGCCGACCAGGCCGAACAGGCCGGCGCCCAGGCGCAGGCCGCCAAGGACGCCGCCAAGGCCGCGTCCGCGCGCGCAGTCGACGCGTCACAGCAGGCCAAGGAATCCGCGGAGACCGCGGCGAAGGAGACCGAGGCAGCCGGCCAGGACCTGACCCGCGCCACGGAAGCCGCCACGCGCGCGGCCGATGCGGCCCAGGGCGCGGCGACCGCCGCCCAGCAGGCGGTCGCCGCCGCCGGTGCCGCCAACCAGGCCTCCCGCATCGCCTCCAGCGCCGCGGCGCAGGCCGCCAGCGCGGCCAGTGGCGCAGCCCTCGCGGCGGGCAACGCCCGCAAGGCCGCCGCCGCCGCCTCCTCGGACGCGGGCAAGGCCGCCGAGGCCCGCCAGCGAGCCGAAGAAGCACGCAACGCCGCGAACGACGCCCAGCGGGCTGCGGACGCCGCGAACAATGCCGGCACCGCCTCCCAAGCGGCGGGCGAGGCCTCGGCTGCGGCCAAGAGCGCCAGCGGTAACGCGAACGCGGCCGCCGGTTCGGCGGAGAAGGCCGGCCGTCTGGCGAGCGCCGCCGGTGCCGGCTCCAACCGTGCGCAGGCCGCGGCCGAACAGGCCCGCCGCCAGGCGAACGAGGCCAACCGGGCCGCGGAGGCGTCCGCGACGCTGGCCGGCCAGTCCGCCCAGGCCGCCTTCCAGGCCCGCGACGCCGCCCACACGGCGGCCACGCACGCCCAGAACGCGGCGACGGCCGCGGACCAGGCCGCCGAGCACGCAGGCCAGTCCGCCGTCTCGGCGGCCGAGTCCGCCCGGCAGGCCGGCGAAGCACGCACGGCTGCGGCGGCGGCGAGCGAGGCGGTGAAGACCGCCAGCGGCGTCTACGAACTCGCCCGCAAGACCGAGGCCGAGGACCTGACCGCCCGCACCGCCGCTGCCGTCGAGACCGCCCGGGACACGAAGAGGGCCGACGACGAGGCCATCGGTGGAATCGGCACCCTCCTCGCCAACTGGCGGGCCCAGGACCAGGAAGCCGCCGCCCTGGCCGCCGAGGCCGCTCGTCCCGGCGCGGACCCGAAAGCACTCGCCGCCAGGGGCCGCAAGGCCGCACTCCAGGCCATGAAGACCGGCGGCCCCTGGAGCCAGGAAGCCGCCACGGTCGCCCTGGCCGGCACCGACGACGCCGTCCTGAACTGGGTGCGCACCGGCCGGCACAAGGCCGAACTGGACGACATGCGCCAGAACGTGCAGGAGATCGCCCAGGACAGCCCCGACGAAGCCGTCCGCACCGCCGCCACCGCCGCGCTCAAGGGCGACGCCCAGCAGATCGAGGCCTTCTACACCACCGGCCAGCACGAGGCCGCGGTCACCGACAACCGCGTCCGCGCCTATCAGCTGATCGCCACCGGCGGCACCAGCGTCAAGGAAGCCGGCGAGAAGGCCCTGCGGGACGGCTCGCCCAAGGCCGTCGCCGCCTTCCTGATGACCGGCCAGTACACGGCCCGCCAGATCGACGAACGCGTCCAGGCCACCCAACTGCTCGCCAGCGGCGGCCCGGAGGTCCAGGCCGCAGCCAAGTTCGCACTCGCCGGCACGCCCGATCTCGTCAGCTCCTTCCTCAAGACCGGCCAGTACATGGCCGACCGCAAGGACCAACTCGCCACCGCCCACGCCGCGCAGATGCGCCGCCTGATCGCCGAGGCCTCCCAGACCGCGGCCAAGGCCCAGCAGGACGCCTGGGAGGCCACCGAGGCCGCGGCCGTCGCCGCCGGCGCCTCCGGCGACGCCGACAACGCCCGCAACCAGGCCCGCGCCTCCGCCGACCAGGCGGCCGGATTCGCCGCTGACGCCGGCAAGTCCGCCCAGGACGCCGAAGCCTCCGCCACCCGCGCCGCCCAGTCCGCCACCACCGCCCGCACAGCCTCCCAGGCCGCCGCCCACGACGCCGGCAAGGCCACCGCCTCCGCCAACCGCGCACGCGCCTCCGCCGCCCAGGCCCGCCGGTCCGCCAACACGGCCCGCGACGCCGCGAACCAGGCCTACACCTCCGCCGTCGCGGCGGGACAGGACGCCGGAGCTGCCCAGCAGGCCGCCGACGAAGCCTGGAGCATCACCGCGGAGAAGCAGATCCAGGAACGCCAGGCCGAACTGAACGCCGAGGATCCGGGCATCCAGGCCGACACCAAGAAACTCGAGGAAGAATTCACGAAGGAGCTGGAAGCACAGATCCGGGCAGAAATCTGGAGGGCCGAGTACGAGCGCGAGCGCAGCGGTCAGCCAATCTGCAATGCGGTCACGATTGCCGATGCCTGGAAATGCACGCTACCCGGACCGAACGGGACACCTCCACTCGTCGGCGGCGTACCAGGACTTCTCGCCCAGTGGGGATCCCAATTTCAGGATTTCCAAGACGAGGCCCTGCTCGTCAAGAAGGTCGTCAAGGCCATCCTCGGTGTTGACAGCGCCGAAGAATGCATCAATCAGAAGAGCGTCAGCGCCTGCGCAGAAGTCGCCATCACCTTCTTCCCGGCCGGAAAAGCGGCAAAACTCGCAAAACTAGCAAAGGAAGCCAAGGACGTTGAGGATGTGGTCAAGGCACGGCGGCTAGCCCGGGCGGCTGAGGCGGCTGAGGCATGCGAGCGGTCTCACAGCTTCCCGGCTGGTACTCCCGTTCTGATGGCCGACGGAGAAGCCATGCCGATCGAGCGGGTCCGTGCCGGCGATCAGGTGCGGGCAACCGACCCCGAGTCCGGCGAGACCAGCTCCCGCCGCGTCGACGCCACCATTTACACTCCCGACGACCGAGACTTCACCGGCCTCACCATCAAGTCGGCGGACGGCACTACCGCCACCATCACCTCCACCGACCACCACCCGTACTGGGCCGAGAACCGGCACGCCTGGCGAAACGCCTCCGACCTCACAACCGGTGACACCGTGCACACGGCCGCCGGCCAGCCCGCGCTGGTCACCGCCACCCAGCACTGGAAGACCCTCCAGCCCGCATACGACCTCACCGTCAACACCGTCCACACGTATTATGTACTCGCCGGGAACATGCCGGTGCTCGTCCATAACTCCAATGGCTGTGGCGTCATAGTAGATCCTGGAAAGTGGGACTATTTCTTCGGTCGAGTAACCTCGGGCACTCACAACGCACCGAGATCCGCACAGAATTTGGCGCAGCTGACACGCATCGGCATACATGACAATCCCGAAGGCCGCCAGATAATGATGGACTTCTTCAATAGCCAGTTTGCCTCCGGCGGCAACATATTGAAGGAATGGACCGATCAATACGGAAAGTATGAGGTCAGGGACGGCCTCCTGGCTGGACCGGGTGGATTCCTGCATGTAGAGTCAACCTGGCAAATTACCGAGAATGGACCTCGCCTTACCACCATCATTCCTCGAGGAGGCCGGTGA
- a CDS encoding trypsin-like serine protease, whose translation MLFTSRPARTGSLTAVLAAGALTTFASVPAGAAVGDSVPNGTYAFTTKLDIGGQRSCTGSLVDPYWVLTASSCFADDPAQPQALQAGAPKLKTVATVGRTDLTTNAGFTSEVTQLVPRADRDLVLVKLAQPAQGIPTVKVGAAPTAGETLTVAGYGRTKDEWVPNTLHSASFTVQSSTATTVAVTGKTAGKDAICKGDTGGPALRATAGGAVELAGVNSLSWQGGCLGSGAETRTGAVETRVDDLASWVFDTRLHTASLKNNYSGLCAYVPWQTPQDMANLVQVGCDRQYVDQIWDLQKVDGGYSLRNVKSNKCAYVPWQTPNNGAEVVQIFCDPQYADQVWKLEPVNGGGYQLRNVKSNKCMIGWSPEAAAGQKLTQFDCIPEYADQVWTI comes from the coding sequence ATGCTATTCACCTCGCGGCCGGCACGGACGGGCAGCCTGACTGCCGTTCTCGCCGCTGGCGCACTCACCACCTTCGCCTCCGTCCCGGCCGGCGCCGCCGTCGGTGACAGCGTGCCGAACGGCACGTACGCGTTCACCACCAAGCTGGACATCGGCGGCCAGCGCTCGTGCACCGGTTCGCTGGTGGACCCGTACTGGGTGCTGACGGCGAGCAGCTGTTTCGCCGACGACCCGGCGCAGCCGCAGGCGCTGCAGGCCGGTGCGCCGAAGCTGAAGACGGTCGCGACGGTTGGACGCACCGACCTGACGACCAACGCCGGGTTCACGTCCGAGGTGACCCAGCTGGTGCCTCGTGCCGACCGCGACCTGGTGCTGGTGAAGCTCGCCCAGCCGGCCCAGGGCATCCCCACCGTCAAGGTGGGCGCCGCGCCGACCGCCGGTGAGACCCTCACCGTGGCCGGCTACGGCCGCACCAAGGACGAGTGGGTGCCGAACACGCTGCACAGCGCCTCGTTCACCGTGCAGTCCTCGACCGCCACCACCGTCGCCGTCACCGGCAAGACGGCCGGCAAGGACGCGATCTGCAAGGGTGACACCGGCGGTCCGGCGCTGCGCGCCACGGCGGGCGGCGCCGTGGAGCTGGCGGGCGTCAACAGCCTGTCCTGGCAGGGTGGTTGCCTCGGTTCCGGCGCGGAGACCCGGACCGGCGCGGTGGAGACCCGGGTGGACGACCTGGCGAGCTGGGTGTTCGACACCCGGCTGCACACGGCCTCGCTGAAGAACAACTACAGCGGCCTGTGCGCCTACGTGCCGTGGCAGACGCCGCAGGACATGGCCAACCTGGTCCAGGTCGGCTGCGACCGCCAGTACGTCGACCAGATCTGGGACCTCCAGAAGGTCGACGGCGGCTACTCGCTGCGCAACGTCAAGTCCAACAAGTGCGCCTACGTGCCGTGGCAGACGCCGAACAACGGCGCCGAGGTGGTCCAGATCTTCTGCGACCCGCAGTACGCCGACCAGGTGTGGAAGCTGGAGCCGGTGAACGGCGGCGGCTACCAGCTGCGCAACGTCAAGAGCAACAAGTGCATGATCGGCTGGTCGCCGGAGGCGGCAGCCGGCCAGAAGCTGACCCAGTTCGACTGCATCCCGGAGTACGCGGACCAGGTCTGGACGATCTGA
- a CDS encoding AraC family transcriptional regulator: protein MAVDVPGAPWDEGLPAKERFEYWRDVLGKTRDCDATSAHADSFDAELRWSELGPVAMFWTSFRSVRFVRNERMVRRADSPELYHLTLLTSGAQALRRGEDQRDKIGPGELSLVDNTTPYDVRVFGAGPEDAHAAGLGIDIPQPLLPVPGCLVRDLLGRGLSANVGSGAVLAHFLIGLERQAHTLQPAEAARLGTVVVDLVAAWIARELDALPALPQETRRRALMESVRRFIRHNLHDPDLTPATVAAAHHISLSYLHRVFTQESQGETVAAWIRSQRLKKAHHDLADPALRAVPIHIVAAQWGIPRADDFSRAFRAAYGISPSEHRHQAFALTAE, encoded by the coding sequence ATGGCGGTTGATGTCCCGGGGGCTCCGTGGGACGAGGGTTTGCCGGCGAAGGAGCGTTTCGAGTACTGGCGGGACGTGCTGGGCAAAACGCGGGATTGCGATGCGACGAGTGCGCACGCGGACAGCTTCGACGCGGAGTTGCGGTGGTCGGAACTGGGTCCCGTGGCGATGTTCTGGACATCGTTCCGGTCCGTCCGCTTCGTCCGCAACGAGCGAATGGTGCGGCGCGCGGACAGTCCGGAGCTGTATCACCTGACCCTGCTGACCTCCGGTGCCCAGGCACTACGGCGCGGGGAGGACCAGCGAGACAAGATCGGCCCCGGGGAGCTGTCGCTGGTGGACAACACGACCCCGTACGACGTGAGGGTCTTCGGCGCCGGTCCGGAGGACGCCCACGCGGCCGGGTTGGGCATCGACATCCCCCAGCCGTTGCTGCCGGTGCCTGGCTGCCTGGTGCGCGACCTGCTCGGCCGTGGATTGTCGGCGAACGTGGGCTCGGGCGCAGTACTGGCGCACTTCCTGATCGGGCTGGAGCGTCAGGCCCACACCCTGCAGCCGGCCGAGGCGGCCCGCCTCGGGACGGTCGTGGTCGACCTGGTGGCGGCCTGGATCGCAAGGGAACTCGACGCCCTCCCCGCCCTGCCGCAGGAAACCCGGCGGCGGGCCCTGATGGAGAGCGTCCGCAGGTTCATCCGCCACAACCTCCACGACCCGGATCTGACCCCGGCCACGGTCGCCGCCGCCCACCACATCTCCCTCAGCTACCTGCACCGTGTCTTCACCCAGGAGTCGCAGGGCGAGACTGTCGCCGCCTGGATCCGCAGCCAGCGGCTGAAGAAAGCCCACCACGACCTGGCCGATCCTGCGCTGCGCGCCGTGCCGATCCACATCGTCGCCGCCCAGTGGGGCATCCCCCGGGCCGACGACTTCAGCCGAGCCTTCCGGGCCGCGTACGGGATCTCGCCCAGCGAGCACCGGCACCAGGCGTTCGCGCTGACAGCCGAGTAG
- a CDS encoding CBS domain-containing protein, whose translation MRHRIVGELMTSAVVHVRPDTGFKEIARLLAEHDITAVPVLDQEDRPLGLVSEADLLLNEAAQEDPAGLLLTPDLPPRERARSRATTAVGLMTAPAVCARPEWTVVEAARLMQSERAKRLPVVDEAGRLVGIVSRSDLLRVFLRHDTAIREEIRAEVLRRVLGIDPDALDVQVHNGRVTLTGTLDHHGQAPVVERLCRSVDGVVDVTSHLSHRTEAAALHRVG comes from the coding sequence ATGCGACACCGGATCGTGGGAGAACTGATGACGTCGGCCGTCGTGCACGTACGGCCTGACACCGGGTTCAAGGAGATCGCCCGGCTGCTCGCCGAGCACGACATCACCGCCGTGCCTGTCCTCGATCAGGAGGACCGGCCGCTCGGCCTGGTCTCCGAGGCCGACCTGCTGCTCAACGAGGCCGCCCAGGAAGACCCCGCCGGACTGCTCCTCACCCCGGACCTACCGCCCCGCGAGCGCGCCCGCAGCCGGGCCACCACCGCCGTGGGCCTGATGACCGCCCCGGCCGTGTGCGCGCGCCCGGAATGGACGGTCGTCGAAGCGGCCCGCCTGATGCAGAGCGAGCGCGCCAAGCGCCTGCCCGTCGTCGACGAGGCCGGCCGCCTGGTGGGCATCGTCAGCCGCAGCGACCTGCTCCGCGTGTTCCTCCGGCACGACACGGCGATCCGCGAGGAGATCCGGGCCGAGGTCCTGCGCCGCGTCCTCGGCATCGACCCGGACGCGCTCGACGTCCAGGTCCACAACGGCCGTGTCACCCTCACCGGCACGCTCGACCACCATGGCCAGGCGCCGGTGGTCGAGCGCCTGTGCCGAAGCGTGGACGGCGTCGTCGACGTCACCAGCCACCTCAGCCACCGCACGGAGGCCGCCGCCCTGCACCGGGTCGGCTGA
- a CDS encoding universal stress protein, which yields MSEQTGPEQRIVVGVDGSPASVDALRWAVGQARMQGAVVEALIAWQHPVATGWTVPIEAYEDLPGLARKVLDDSVREVTGSGAPVGIRTRVQEGGAAACLLEAAHGAELLVVGSRGHEGFAGALLGSVGQHCVQHAPCPVIVVRHRND from the coding sequence GTGAGCGAGCAGACCGGACCGGAGCAGCGGATCGTGGTGGGTGTAGACGGATCGCCGGCGTCGGTTGACGCACTCCGGTGGGCCGTCGGCCAGGCCCGCATGCAGGGTGCCGTGGTGGAGGCCCTGATCGCGTGGCAGCACCCGGTGGCCACCGGGTGGACGGTGCCGATCGAGGCCTACGAGGACCTTCCGGGCCTCGCGCGGAAGGTCCTCGACGACAGCGTCAGGGAGGTGACCGGTTCCGGCGCTCCGGTCGGGATCAGGACCCGGGTGCAGGAGGGCGGCGCCGCGGCGTGCCTGCTGGAGGCGGCCCACGGCGCAGAACTCCTGGTCGTCGGCAGCAGGGGCCACGAAGGCTTCGCCGGAGCCCTGCTCGGCTCGGTCGGCCAGCACTGCGTCCAGCACGCGCCCTGCCCGGTCATCGTGGTTCGCCACCGGAACGACTGA
- a CDS encoding universal stress protein: MCNTRVAQERDPRVEVEHEVVFGRPVRALLGEAARARCLVVGSRGLGGFRGLLLGSVSHALVEHAKCPLIVVPRARGPLRAWRGSRPRPLTRSGRDRQARDRTERHCLRQGTRIPVPGKGRAEGPGLRDPFGPSQLRRQCRWL; encoded by the coding sequence GTGTGTAACACGCGAGTTGCGCAAGAGCGCGACCCGCGAGTCGAGGTCGAACACGAGGTGGTCTTCGGACGCCCCGTGAGAGCACTGCTGGGCGAGGCCGCTCGGGCCCGGTGTCTCGTCGTCGGCTCGCGGGGCCTCGGCGGCTTCCGGGGTCTGCTCCTCGGGTCGGTGAGCCATGCCCTGGTCGAGCACGCGAAGTGTCCGCTGATCGTCGTCCCCCGCGCAAGGGGCCCGCTGAGGGCATGGCGCGGATCCCGGCCTCGGCCGCTCACGCGGTCCGGGCGGGACCGGCAGGCCCGAGACCGCACCGAACGGCATTGCCTTCGGCAAGGAACTCGCATCCCTGTGCCGGGCAAGGGCCGGGCTGAAGGTCCCGGCCTTCGGGACCCGTTCGGTCCTTCGCAACTTCGCCGGCAGTGCCGATGGTTGTGA
- a CDS encoding universal stress protein, translated as MLTLPPIGIPLSSHAPCPVAVVREAADTAANAPRPLVDVGVDGSPGSLVALELAFAQAGAHGAVLRVVQVCRSRPGWTSAARAEAAGWDEAELPCVTRELRKSATRESRSNTRWSSDAP; from the coding sequence GTGCTCACGCTCCCGCCGATCGGCATCCCGCTCAGCTCCCACGCCCCCTGCCCGGTGGCGGTCGTCCGCGAGGCGGCAGACACCGCCGCGAATGCCCCCAGGCCGCTGGTCGACGTCGGAGTGGACGGATCGCCGGGCTCCCTGGTGGCTCTGGAACTCGCCTTCGCGCAGGCCGGGGCACACGGGGCCGTGCTGCGCGTGGTCCAGGTCTGCCGGTCTCGGCCGGGGTGGACCTCCGCCGCACGCGCGGAGGCTGCAGGCTGGGATGAGGCCGAACTGCCGTGTGTAACACGCGAGTTGCGCAAGAGCGCGACCCGCGAGTCGAGGTCGAACACGAGGTGGTCTTCGGACGCCCCGTGA